The Deltaproteobacteria bacterium genome has a window encoding:
- a CDS encoding ABC transporter ATP-binding protein encodes MAILKVEGVTKLYKDLKALDNVSFEFDKGILSFLGPSGCGKTTLLRSIAGLEIPDAGSISIGDKVQTSIENGVLIPPYSREIGFVFQNYALWPHMTVFKNVAFSLNLRKFPADEIKRRVLACLDLVGLSGREERYPSQLSGGQQQRVALARSIVLEPRLILLDEPLSNLDAKLREEMRVELKKLIKKVGISALYVTHDQEEAFVISDKVIVMNGGKILQYDSPDELYSTPSDPFVASFIGRSTLVEGNVVKAVDGECVVQIPEFDNAQLICAAPKDGLASGPCSVVIKNGDLRLSHEKFSADAINVLEGEMTSREYRGGLTDHRVQIGSKEVLVTSHRLCPMINVDGENGKVFLCIEKSAISLIPKRTAA; translated from the coding sequence ATGGCAATACTCAAAGTCGAAGGCGTCACCAAACTTTACAAAGATCTGAAAGCTCTCGATAACGTCAGCTTCGAATTCGACAAGGGGATTCTGTCGTTTCTCGGGCCGTCGGGTTGCGGCAAGACGACGTTGCTGCGTTCCATCGCTGGGCTGGAAATTCCCGATGCCGGATCGATTTCCATTGGCGACAAAGTTCAGACTTCCATCGAGAATGGCGTGCTGATCCCGCCCTATTCACGCGAGATCGGTTTTGTCTTTCAAAACTACGCGCTCTGGCCGCACATGACGGTGTTTAAAAATGTCGCCTTCTCGTTGAATCTGCGAAAATTCCCGGCCGATGAAATTAAACGTCGTGTTTTGGCTTGCTTGGATCTCGTTGGCTTGAGCGGACGCGAAGAGCGATATCCATCGCAATTGAGCGGAGGTCAGCAGCAGCGGGTTGCTTTGGCCCGCAGCATCGTTCTTGAGCCGCGTTTGATTCTGCTCGACGAACCGCTCAGTAACCTCGACGCCAAGCTTCGTGAAGAGATGCGCGTTGAGTTGAAAAAGCTGATCAAGAAGGTCGGCATCAGCGCGTTGTATGTGACCCACGATCAGGAAGAGGCGTTCGTGATTTCCGATAAGGTCATTGTCATGAATGGCGGGAAGATTTTGCAATACGACTCGCCCGATGAACTCTACAGCACCCCGTCAGATCCCTTTGTCGCTTCTTTTATTGGCCGATCGACTCTGGTCGAAGGCAACGTGGTCAAGGCGGTGGATGGTGAATGCGTAGTCCAAATTCCTGAGTTCGACAATGCCCAGTTGATTTGTGCCGCTCCTAAGGACGGACTGGCCAGCGGACCTTGCAGCGTGGTGATCAAGAACGGCGATCTGCGACTGAGCCACGAGAAGTTTTCGGCGGATGCCATTAATGTTCTCGAAGGCGAGATGACCAGCCGCGAGTATCGCGGCGGGTTGACCGACCACCGCGTGCAGATCGGCTCCAAAGAAGTGCTGGTGACCTCACATCGGCTATGCCCGATGATTAACGTCGACGGCGAGAACGGCAAGGTTTTTCTTTGTATCGAAAAATCGGCCATCAGCCTCATCCCCAAACGGACCGCCGCCTAG
- a CDS encoding site-specific integrase, with protein MLTLPRHPLTREEVKTLLDKTVEKSPHWYPLLLCATRTGMREGELIGLKGIDLDFRGQFIEVQRILSRGELTTPKNGKTRRVDMSGQLKDVLQELLSKKRAAALRKEMEKPAGERRDAATVVNEVMEEWLFTTPAPRAGKQLDPSNLRKVFQSLLTAAKLRRIRFHDMRHSFASLLIGQGESLAYIRDQLGHHSIQITVDTYGHLVPGGNRQAVDKLDDLSSKTVERTELDERAAEA; from the coding sequence ATATTGACGTTGCCACGACACCCGCTGACGCGGGAAGAAGTGAAAACGCTGCTCGATAAAACCGTGGAGAAAAGCCCGCACTGGTATCCCCTGCTATTATGCGCGACGCGCACCGGCATGCGCGAAGGCGAGTTGATCGGACTCAAGGGAATTGACCTAGACTTTCGCGGGCAGTTCATCGAAGTGCAGCGGATTCTCTCGCGGGGCGAGCTGACGACGCCGAAGAACGGCAAAACGCGGCGGGTGGACATGAGCGGCCAACTCAAGGACGTATTACAGGAGCTGCTATCCAAGAAGCGAGCGGCGGCGCTGCGAAAAGAGATGGAGAAGCCCGCCGGCGAACGACGGGACGCGGCGACGGTGGTGAACGAAGTCATGGAAGAATGGCTTTTCACAACCCCTGCGCCACGGGCCGGCAAGCAGCTCGACCCGAGCAATCTGCGGAAAGTCTTTCAAAGCCTACTCACCGCGGCCAAGCTGCGACGTATTCGCTTTCATGATATGCGACATAGCTTCGCGTCGCTGTTGATCGGCCAGGGCGAAAGCCTGGCCTATATCCGCGACCAGCTCGGCCACCATTCGATTCAGATCACCGTCGATACCTACGGCCACCTGGTTCCGGGCGGCAATCGCCAAGCGGTCGATAAGCTCGATGACCTTAGCAGCAAAACCGTGGAAAGAACCGAGCTAGATGAGCGAGCGGCGGAAGCCTAA
- a CDS encoding extracellular solute-binding protein — MDRKPKLAAAIALSANFFFGAAIAAEKAPTKEAAKEAPKAAVKAPAAPANRAGGQQVKQEAANAAATAKAAKAFAQVSAELYPKAKLEGNLVVYSVWDNEHLKVITEAFMKRYPGTKATYWQGRNPEIVTRALTEFQAGQASWDVVLSDNAPPVLRAAGAIMDYDTVQRDVLYLHDPNMATVSLQIQALAYNTKKMKPADLPKSWEDVASPKYKGLVALDDPMRAGPLSSMLSGLKTQWKDDNRFNNFVKNLKALGVPVHKSTSAMFRLVISGEYSICMPALLHDVMEEMGKGTPVAYMKTVPPVVFPRQAGIYAKAPNPNTAKLFAEWLISDEGQRTIDSLGRESSRNDFKSHTSIESAYGKAMKPLPVTDPLFLGDPTTWLNKNVKPVWE, encoded by the coding sequence ATGGACAGGAAACCAAAGTTGGCTGCGGCCATCGCTTTATCGGCGAATTTCTTTTTTGGCGCGGCGATCGCCGCGGAAAAAGCACCGACCAAAGAAGCTGCAAAGGAAGCGCCGAAAGCGGCGGTAAAAGCGCCGGCCGCGCCGGCTAATCGGGCGGGCGGTCAGCAGGTGAAGCAGGAGGCGGCTAACGCAGCGGCGACCGCCAAGGCTGCCAAAGCGTTCGCCCAGGTGAGCGCAGAGCTTTATCCCAAGGCGAAGTTGGAAGGAAATTTGGTCGTCTATTCGGTTTGGGATAACGAGCATCTGAAAGTGATCACCGAGGCGTTCATGAAACGCTACCCTGGAACTAAAGCGACCTATTGGCAGGGACGTAACCCGGAGATCGTCACCCGCGCCCTGACTGAGTTTCAAGCCGGCCAGGCGAGCTGGGACGTTGTGTTGTCGGATAACGCGCCGCCGGTGCTTCGCGCCGCCGGTGCGATCATGGACTATGATACGGTGCAGCGCGATGTTTTGTATTTGCACGATCCCAATATGGCGACCGTCAGCTTGCAAATCCAAGCGCTCGCATACAACACAAAAAAGATGAAGCCGGCAGATTTGCCTAAGAGCTGGGAAGATGTCGCCAGCCCCAAATACAAAGGGTTAGTCGCGTTGGACGATCCCATGCGCGCTGGCCCATTGAGCTCTATGCTCTCGGGTTTGAAGACTCAATGGAAGGACGATAATCGCTTCAACAATTTCGTGAAGAATCTCAAAGCGCTGGGGGTACCGGTGCATAAGAGCACGAGCGCGATGTTTCGCCTGGTGATCTCGGGTGAATATTCGATTTGTATGCCAGCGTTGTTGCATGACGTCATGGAGGAGATGGGCAAGGGGACACCGGTGGCTTACATGAAGACCGTTCCGCCGGTGGTTTTTCCGCGCCAGGCTGGCATATACGCCAAGGCGCCAAACCCGAATACGGCGAAGCTGTTTGCCGAATGGTTGATCTCGGATGAAGGCCAAAGGACCATCGATTCCCTCGGCCGCGAATCTTCGCGTAACGACTTCAAGTCGCACACCTCGATCGAATCGGCCTACGGTAAAGCGATGAAACCGCTGCCCGTCACGGACCCGTTGTTCTTGGGCGATCCAACCACTTGGCTCAACAAGAACGTCAAGCCCGTGTGGGAGTAA
- a CDS encoding iron ABC transporter permease: MTWKANRLALRQGSLFPLFASAVAGVVIIAPVVVVMWRSFTSGKLGFNVGLNLANYARVISDKDLWPMLGNSLVYAGGSALLGTVVGALLAWIVARTNTPGKALVELMPLYPLLMPPIMKNIAWILLLAPKSGILNGMLEQFLGIAYPVFNAFTMLGMIWTFGIACVPLGYLFLLPVFLSFDPSLEESAYIAGSKPINTMLKITFPLAIPAFISAFVLNFLRALRSFETPVLQGTPGNIKVFVSRVYDSMALEFNTGLATAYSVVLVILSVITLYFYVRATRFSDRYATITGKGYRVRVIDIGPWKYVTFAAVCLYFLAGIVLPFIVLIVVSIIPYFDYDTFMTFPAHMSLKNYRTVLQHASFVNGLRNSVLLSIVIALITVLAGIVMAFTIHRTRTVGTKLFEFIGTLPLAFPPLVLSVGLVIIFLGTPLYNSLWALGLGLFVAYFPYAFRNASGAIVNIHKELDEAAWVHGARWRHVFFKVTLPILKPAVGGALFYIFIEAIRNVDVAVLLTAPGLEYGPVTLFEYFRVGQWAEAAAGGVIYLLILIVAVSVAKFAFKMKFSL, encoded by the coding sequence GTGACTTGGAAAGCAAACCGGCTTGCCCTGCGCCAGGGGAGTCTTTTTCCACTTTTTGCCAGCGCAGTTGCCGGGGTGGTGATCATTGCCCCCGTGGTAGTCGTGATGTGGCGCAGCTTCACCAGTGGTAAGTTGGGCTTCAACGTCGGTTTGAACCTCGCCAACTATGCGCGCGTGATCAGCGACAAGGATCTTTGGCCGATGCTCGGCAATTCGTTGGTGTATGCCGGCGGATCGGCGCTTTTGGGAACGGTCGTCGGCGCGCTGCTCGCTTGGATTGTCGCGCGCACCAACACGCCAGGCAAGGCATTGGTCGAGCTGATGCCGCTCTATCCGTTGTTGATGCCGCCGATCATGAAGAACATCGCCTGGATTCTTCTCCTGGCGCCGAAGTCGGGCATCTTAAATGGCATGCTCGAACAGTTTCTCGGCATCGCCTATCCGGTGTTCAACGCCTTTACCATGTTGGGGATGATTTGGACCTTCGGCATCGCCTGCGTGCCGCTTGGCTACCTATTCTTGTTACCGGTTTTTCTCTCCTTCGATCCATCCTTGGAAGAGAGCGCCTATATCGCCGGCAGCAAGCCGATCAACACGATGCTGAAGATCACCTTCCCGTTGGCGATCCCGGCGTTCATTTCCGCCTTCGTGCTCAATTTCCTGCGCGCCCTACGCTCGTTCGAAACGCCGGTGCTGCAAGGGACGCCGGGCAATATCAAGGTGTTCGTCAGCCGGGTTTACGATTCCATGGCTCTCGAGTTCAACACCGGGCTGGCCACCGCCTATAGCGTCGTGTTGGTTATATTGTCGGTCATCACACTGTATTTTTATGTGCGCGCGACGCGCTTCTCCGACCGCTACGCGACGATAACGGGTAAAGGTTATCGCGTCCGCGTGATTGATATCGGCCCGTGGAAATACGTCACCTTCGCCGCCGTCTGTCTTTACTTTCTCGCCGGCATCGTGCTGCCGTTCATCGTTCTGATCGTGGTCTCGATCATCCCATACTTCGACTACGATACGTTTATGACCTTTCCGGCGCACATGAGTTTGAAAAACTATCGCACGGTCTTGCAGCATGCCAGTTTCGTCAACGGTCTGCGTAACTCGGTGCTGTTGTCGATTGTGATCGCGTTGATCACGGTGTTGGCGGGGATTGTCATGGCCTTTACGATCCACCGGACCCGTACCGTCGGGACCAAACTCTTTGAGTTCATCGGCACCTTGCCGCTGGCGTTTCCACCGTTGGTGTTGTCGGTCGGCTTAGTGATCATTTTTCTCGGTACGCCGCTCTACAACAGTCTTTGGGCATTGGGATTGGGATTGTTCGTTGCCTATTTCCCCTACGCTTTTCGTAACGCCTCGGGCGCCATCGTCAATATTCACAAGGAACTCGACGAGGCCGCCTGGGTGCATGGCGCGCGCTGGCGCCATGTGTTTTTCAAAGTTACTTTGCCGATCCTCAAGCCCGCGGTGGGCGGCGCGCTTTTTTATATTTTCATCGAAGCGATCCGCAACGTCGACGTGGCGGTGTTGTTGACCGCGCCGGGACTGGAATATGGACCGGTGACGCTGTTCGAATATTTTCGCGTCGGCCAGTGGGCCGAGGCCGCGGCGGGCGGCGTCATTTATTTGCTGATCTTGATTGTTGCCGTGTCTGTGGCTAAATTCGCTTTCAAAATGAAGTTTAGTTTGTGA
- a CDS encoding heavy metal translocating P-type ATPase: MAEADNMLDPICDMTVDPAKAAGKFEYDGTTHYFCSVHCQNLFQTDPAKYLAAATARQSSQSSAPAAHSHQVELKPKIPGAIYICPMDPEVHQVSPGACPKCGMALEAQTVTLAEEENPELENMARRFWVGVILSLPVLITAMSDMLPGQPLHQLMSPNSLGWFQFILSTPVVIWCGWPFFERAWASVINRSPNMFTLIGIGVGTAYLYSVVATLLPSWFPSSFRVHGGMVAVYFEAAAVITTLVLLGQVLELRARSKTSGAIRALLGLAPKTARLISADGSEHDVSLELVKVGDSLRVRPGEKIPTDGVVTEGQSSVDESMVTGEAIPTEKIANSKVTGGTVNGTGGFVMRAERVGSETLLAQIVRMVSEAQRSRAPIQKLADLVSAYFVPAVVTAAVATFIIWVLLGPEPRLAYALVNAVAVLIIACPCALGLATPMSIMVGTGRGAAAGVLIKNAEALELLEKVDTVVVDKTGTLTEGKPKLTTVEVVSGASESDVLRLAASLEKASEHPLAAAIVAGAQQKGLPIAKDQGFQSHTGKGIFGVVEGKRVALGNQKLFDDMKIDATALRERAEQLRVEGQTVIFVAIEKQLAGLIGVADPVKVSTAEAIQQLHADGLRIVMLTGDSKVTADAVARKLGIDEVHADVLPSQKGEVIKQLQAAGRIVAMAGDGINDAPALAQAQVGIAMGTGTDIAMESASVTLVKGDLRGIVKARNLSKGTMRNIRQNLFFAFFYNLLGVPIAAGILYPFFGILLSPMIASAAMTFSSVSVISNALRLNRLRL, translated from the coding sequence ATGGCAGAAGCCGACAACATGCTCGATCCGATCTGTGACATGACCGTCGACCCGGCGAAGGCGGCGGGAAAATTCGAGTACGATGGCACGACGCATTATTTTTGCAGCGTCCATTGCCAGAATTTATTTCAAACCGATCCGGCTAAATATCTCGCCGCCGCTACTGCGCGGCAAAGTTCGCAATCTTCGGCGCCCGCCGCCCATTCCCACCAAGTTGAATTGAAGCCGAAAATTCCCGGCGCGATCTATATCTGTCCGATGGATCCAGAAGTACACCAAGTGTCGCCGGGCGCTTGTCCGAAGTGCGGCATGGCATTGGAAGCGCAGACGGTCACGTTAGCTGAGGAAGAAAATCCCGAATTGGAAAACATGGCACGGCGCTTTTGGGTTGGCGTGATTTTGTCTCTGCCTGTGCTCATCACCGCGATGTCCGACATGTTGCCTGGACAGCCGCTGCATCAACTCATGTCGCCGAATTCGCTGGGCTGGTTTCAATTCATTCTATCAACGCCGGTGGTGATCTGGTGTGGTTGGCCGTTCTTCGAGCGCGCGTGGGCGTCGGTGATCAATCGCAGTCCGAACATGTTCACGCTGATCGGTATCGGCGTCGGCACGGCTTATTTGTACAGCGTGGTGGCGACGCTGTTGCCGAGCTGGTTTCCAAGTTCGTTTCGCGTCCACGGCGGCATGGTGGCTGTTTATTTCGAAGCGGCGGCGGTGATCACTACTTTAGTTTTGCTCGGCCAAGTGCTTGAACTGCGCGCGCGCAGCAAAACCAGCGGCGCGATTCGCGCATTGCTCGGCTTGGCGCCGAAAACCGCGCGCCTTATTAGCGCCGATGGCAGCGAGCATGATGTGTCGCTGGAGCTGGTCAAGGTTGGCGATTCGCTTCGCGTTCGCCCCGGCGAAAAAATTCCTACGGACGGCGTGGTCACCGAAGGTCAGAGTTCGGTGGACGAATCGATGGTCACCGGCGAGGCTATTCCGACAGAAAAAATTGCCAACAGCAAAGTCACCGGCGGCACCGTGAACGGCACCGGCGGCTTTGTCATGCGCGCCGAGCGTGTCGGTAGCGAGACTTTGTTAGCGCAGATTGTGCGCATGGTTAGCGAGGCGCAGCGCAGCCGCGCGCCGATTCAAAAATTGGCTGATTTGGTTTCGGCCTATTTTGTCCCAGCGGTTGTCACGGCCGCGGTGGCGACCTTCATTATTTGGGTCTTGCTCGGCCCGGAGCCGCGTTTGGCGTACGCGCTGGTCAATGCGGTTGCCGTGCTGATCATCGCTTGCCCATGTGCTTTGGGATTGGCGACACCGATGTCGATCATGGTTGGCACCGGACGCGGCGCGGCGGCGGGTGTGTTGATCAAGAATGCCGAAGCGCTGGAACTTTTGGAAAAGGTCGACACTGTGGTGGTCGACAAGACCGGCACGCTGACCGAAGGCAAACCGAAGTTGACGACGGTGGAAGTTGTCTCAGGCGCGAGTGAGTCTGACGTGCTGCGTTTGGCTGCGAGTTTGGAGAAAGCCAGCGAGCATCCTCTGGCTGCGGCGATCGTCGCCGGCGCGCAACAAAAAGGTTTGCCGATTGCAAAAGATCAGGGATTTCAATCCCACACCGGTAAAGGAATCTTTGGTGTCGTCGAAGGCAAGCGAGTCGCGCTCGGGAATCAAAAATTATTCGACGATATGAAGATCGATGCGACTGCCTTGCGCGAGCGCGCCGAGCAGTTGCGTGTCGAAGGGCAGACGGTGATATTCGTCGCCATCGAAAAACAGTTGGCGGGTTTGATCGGCGTGGCCGATCCGGTGAAGGTGTCGACGGCTGAAGCGATTCAACAGTTGCACGCCGACGGTCTTCGTATCGTCATGTTGACGGGCGACAGCAAAGTGACGGCCGATGCGGTGGCTCGCAAGCTTGGCATCGACGAAGTTCATGCCGACGTGCTGCCGAGCCAGAAGGGCGAAGTGATCAAGCAGCTTCAAGCCGCCGGCCGGATCGTCGCCATGGCCGGCGACGGCATCAACGACGCGCCGGCGCTGGCGCAAGCGCAAGTCGGCATCGCCATGGGCACCGGAACCGATATCGCAATGGAAAGCGCCAGCGTGACGCTGGTCAAAGGCGACCTGCGCGGCATCGTCAAAGCGCGCAACTTGAGCAAGGGAACGATGCGCAACATCCGGCAGAATCTTTTCTTCGCGTTCTTTTATAATCTCCTCGGCGTGCCCATCGCCGCGGGAATTCTCTATCCATTCTTCGGCATTCTCTTAAGCCCGATGATCGCCAGCGCGGCGATGACTTTCAGCTCGGTGTCGGTGATCAGCAACGCGCTGCGGTTAAACAGGCTGCGACTGTAA